The DNA window TAAACAATCTAGTGATAGTGTAGAGAAATCAATGAATGATCCTTCGTCAGTAGTTGATCCAGCCGCAGGTGCTATGGGTAAAGCCCGAGAAACTTCTGATAAGGTTAAGGATGATACTCCTGCTTCTGATACATCAATTACTCCTCCACCTAAACCTAAGGATGTTAGACCAGAGGGATGGGATGAGAAACCCAAAGCTAATAATGAGAAGCCAGATAATTGGAATGAAAAATTTCCTAAGTAATCGTCTAAAAGTAGAAATATAATAGATGTTTTTATCAAAAAACACTATATAAATAAAAGCCTCAGATTTGATCCGAGGCTTTTACTATTTACATGCCTAGCAGCAATAAATCTTTGTGCATTATTTACTTTTCTATTACGGTTCAGTTGATGAAAAGTAGCTTAAATCGAATTAAAATTTAAAAATATTTGCCGGAAACACTTTGTTAATATCGATCTTATTAATTTGCATCACAAAATCACCGTCTTTTTTAGAACTTGATGACTCTATTCTGAATGGCATAACCAGATTTCCAACTTTTTTATACTCCGAATAGTTTAAAGTTTCTTCTTTCTTTATTTCTTTTAAGAGCATATAAGTATTGGTATCGAAGTAATATAAATTTTTGTTTACATTTTTCGTTAG is part of the Chryseobacterium paludis genome and encodes:
- a CDS encoding calreticulin family protein → MTFQDIFNFSRSISAGGSKAEGELFGFIPKEENESISTPPHDPFKPEEPVRQDPKIVRETSPQSNIVFNFIKSVTSDIKQSSDSVEKSMNDPSSVVDPAAGAMGKARETSDKVKDDTPASDTSITPPPKPKDVRPEGWDEKPKANNEKPDNWNEKFPK